A genome region from Mycolicibacterium litorale includes the following:
- a CDS encoding acyl-CoA synthetase gives MALNIADLAEHAIDAVPDRVALISGDETLTYGELEEKANRLAHYLLDNGVKKDDKVGLYCRNRIEIVIGMVGIIKAGAILVNINFRYVEGELRYLFDNSDMVALIHERQYSPRVANVLPETPNVKTVLVVEDGSSEDYSSYGGVEFYSALEQGSPERDFGPRSEDDIYLLYTGGTTGFPKGVMWRHEDIYRVLFGGTDFATGEPIADEYGLAKQAAENAPMVRYPIPPMIHGATQSATWMALFAGQTVVLVPEFDPEEVWRTCAKHKVNLLFFTGDAMARPLLDALVAHQESGDEFDLSNLFLLASTAALFSPALKDQLLELLPNRIITDSIGSSETGFGGSSVVTKGQTHTGGPRVTIDKNVAVIDDDGNPVKPGSGVRGMIAKSGHIPVGYYKDEKKTAETFRTINGVRYAIPGDYATVEEDGSVTMLGRGSQSINSGGEKIYPEEVEGALKGHPDVFDALVVGVPDERYGQCVAAVVQRREGATPSLAELDAFIRNEIAGYKVPRKIWWADEIQRTPAGKPDYRWAKAHTESRPADETHANHVGAK, from the coding sequence GTGGCCCTGAACATTGCCGATCTTGCCGAGCACGCCATCGACGCCGTGCCTGACCGTGTCGCCCTCATCAGCGGCGACGAAACGCTGACCTACGGCGAGCTGGAGGAGAAGGCCAACCGCCTGGCGCACTACCTGTTGGACAACGGCGTGAAGAAGGACGACAAGGTCGGCCTCTACTGCCGCAACCGCATCGAGATCGTGATCGGAATGGTCGGCATCATCAAGGCCGGCGCCATTCTGGTCAACATCAACTTCCGCTATGTCGAGGGCGAACTGCGCTACCTGTTCGACAACTCCGACATGGTCGCGCTGATCCACGAGCGCCAGTACAGCCCCCGGGTCGCCAACGTCCTGCCCGAGACCCCGAACGTCAAGACGGTGCTCGTGGTCGAGGACGGCAGCAGCGAGGACTACTCGAGCTACGGCGGCGTCGAGTTCTACTCCGCACTGGAGCAGGGCTCGCCCGAACGTGACTTCGGCCCGCGCAGCGAGGACGACATCTATCTGCTGTACACCGGCGGCACCACCGGCTTCCCCAAGGGCGTGATGTGGCGCCACGAGGACATCTACCGAGTGCTGTTCGGCGGCACCGATTTCGCGACCGGCGAGCCCATCGCCGACGAGTACGGTCTGGCCAAACAGGCCGCCGAGAACGCGCCGATGGTCCGCTACCCGATCCCGCCGATGATCCACGGCGCGACGCAGTCGGCCACCTGGATGGCGCTGTTCGCCGGGCAGACCGTCGTGCTGGTGCCCGAGTTCGACCCCGAAGAGGTGTGGCGCACCTGCGCCAAGCACAAGGTGAACCTGCTGTTCTTCACCGGCGACGCGATGGCGCGCCCACTGCTCGACGCGCTGGTCGCCCACCAGGAGAGCGGTGACGAGTTCGACCTGTCGAACCTGTTCCTGTTGGCCAGCACCGCGGCACTGTTCTCACCCGCCCTCAAGGACCAACTGCTCGAACTGCTGCCCAACCGGATCATCACCGACTCCATCGGTTCGTCGGAGACGGGATTCGGCGGTTCGAGCGTCGTCACCAAGGGCCAAACCCACACCGGCGGTCCGCGCGTCACCATCGACAAGAACGTCGCGGTGATCGACGACGACGGCAACCCGGTCAAACCCGGCAGCGGTGTGCGGGGGATGATCGCCAAGTCCGGCCACATCCCGGTCGGCTACTACAAGGACGAGAAGAAGACCGCCGAGACGTTCCGCACGATCAACGGTGTGCGGTACGCGATCCCGGGTGACTACGCCACCGTCGAGGAGGACGGCAGCGTGACGATGCTGGGCCGCGGCTCGCAGTCGATCAACAGCGGCGGCGAGAAGATCTACCCCGAAGAGGTCGAGGGGGCGCTCAAGGGCCATCCCGACGTCTTCGACGCGCTGGTGGTCGGTGTGCCCGACGAGCGGTACGGCCAGTGCGTCGCGGCCGTGGTCCAGCGCCGCGAGGGCGCCACGCCGTCGCTGGCCGAACTCGACGCCTTCATACGCAACGAGATCGCGGGGTACAAGGTGCCGCGCAAGATCTGGTGGGCCGACGAGATCCAGCGCACGCCCGCCGGAAAACCCGACTATCGCTGGGCGAAGGCCCACACCGAATCCCGTCCGGCCGACGAGACCCACGCCAATCACGTTGGAGCCAAATAG
- a CDS encoding VOC family protein yields MDINVTSAVFQVFAADLARSLEFYRLLGLSVPDGGEHVVVALPGGNTLSFDTEQTITGMHPGWTPPGGAGRVALALGVDSPGAVDELFARVTAAGHDGTLAPYDAPWGQRYATVSDPDGNWVDLFAPLAS; encoded by the coding sequence ATGGACATCAACGTGACCTCCGCGGTCTTCCAGGTCTTCGCTGCCGATCTCGCCCGCTCCCTGGAGTTCTACCGACTGCTCGGGCTTTCGGTGCCCGACGGCGGCGAACACGTGGTGGTCGCACTGCCCGGCGGCAACACGCTGTCGTTCGACACGGAGCAGACGATCACGGGGATGCACCCCGGGTGGACTCCGCCGGGTGGGGCGGGCCGGGTGGCCCTGGCGCTCGGTGTGGACTCGCCGGGTGCGGTGGACGAATTGTTCGCGCGCGTGACCGCGGCGGGTCACGACGGCACCTTGGCGCCGTACGACGCGCCGTGGGGCCAGCGCTACGCGACGGTGTCAGACCCGGACGGCAACTGGGTGGATCTGTTCGCGCCCCTGGCGAGCTGA
- a CDS encoding helix-turn-helix domain-containing protein, whose protein sequence is MGYRELAPPPRLRELVECEWTRTGPAEPARILPDGCMDLIWMEGRFVVAGPDSSAYLSASAAEPIGGLRFRPGVLPRLLGVPAHHLRNTRIPLADVRTVRGRSLVDIAVALAAGEPRSETAPWPLPVLDRVTARLASGAAVSAVAREAGWSERSLQRQCAAVYGYGPATLRRILRFRRAMGLLGEGLPAARVAARAGYADQPHLYREVRALAGVPLGQLARGANRSTQLPSGSDTVA, encoded by the coding sequence GTGGGGTACCGCGAGTTGGCACCGCCGCCCCGGCTCCGCGAGCTGGTCGAGTGCGAATGGACGCGCACCGGGCCCGCCGAACCCGCCCGGATCCTTCCGGACGGCTGCATGGACCTCATCTGGATGGAGGGCCGGTTCGTCGTCGCGGGGCCGGACTCATCGGCGTATCTCAGCGCGTCGGCGGCAGAACCGATCGGCGGGTTGCGCTTCCGCCCCGGCGTCCTGCCGCGGCTGCTCGGCGTCCCGGCACATCACCTGCGCAACACCAGGATCCCGCTCGCAGACGTCCGCACCGTTCGGGGCCGGTCCCTCGTCGACATCGCCGTCGCCCTCGCTGCCGGCGAGCCGCGCAGCGAGACCGCACCGTGGCCGTTGCCGGTGCTCGACCGGGTCACCGCGCGACTGGCCTCGGGCGCCGCGGTCTCGGCCGTCGCGCGGGAGGCCGGCTGGTCGGAGCGGTCGCTGCAGCGCCAGTGCGCCGCGGTGTACGGCTACGGCCCGGCCACGCTGCGGCGAATCCTGCGGTTCCGGCGCGCGATGGGGCTGCTCGGGGAGGGTCTGCCTGCCGCGCGGGTCGCGGCCCGTGCAGGCTATGCCGATCAACCCCATCTGTACCGCGAGGTGCGTGCTCTCGCCGGGGTGCCGCTCGGTCAGCTCGCCAGGGGCGCGAACAGATCCACCCAGTTGCCGTCCGGGTCTGACACCGTCGCGTAG
- a CDS encoding crotonase/enoyl-CoA hydratase family protein, whose translation MLEGGRSVSDVENPEKGPDALVEQRGHTLIVTLNRPEARNALSTEMLSIMVEAWDRVDSDPEIRSCILTGAGGYFCAGMDLKAATAKPPGDSFKDGSYDPSRIDGLLKGRRLTKPLIAAVEGPAIAGGTEILQGTDIRVAGESAKFGISEAKWSLYPMGGSAVRLVRQIPYTIACDLLLTGRHITAAEALEYGLIGHVVPDGTALDKALEIAEVINNNGPLAVQAILRSIRETEGLHENDAFKIDTKIGIEVFLSEDAKEGPRAFKEKRAPNFKMR comes from the coding sequence ATGCTGGAAGGCGGACGGTCTGTGAGCGATGTAGAAAATCCGGAGAAGGGCCCCGACGCCCTCGTTGAGCAGCGCGGACACACTCTGATCGTGACGCTGAATCGGCCCGAGGCCCGTAATGCGCTCTCGACCGAGATGCTTTCGATCATGGTCGAGGCGTGGGACCGCGTCGACAGCGATCCGGAGATCCGTTCGTGCATCCTCACCGGGGCGGGCGGTTACTTCTGCGCGGGGATGGACCTCAAGGCCGCCACCGCCAAACCGCCGGGCGACTCGTTCAAGGACGGCAGCTACGACCCCTCGCGCATCGACGGTCTGCTCAAGGGCCGCCGACTGACCAAACCGCTGATCGCGGCCGTGGAGGGTCCGGCGATCGCCGGTGGCACCGAGATCCTGCAGGGCACCGACATCCGCGTAGCCGGGGAGAGCGCCAAATTCGGTATCTCCGAGGCGAAGTGGAGTCTGTACCCGATGGGCGGGTCGGCGGTGCGCCTGGTGCGCCAGATCCCGTACACCATCGCTTGCGATCTGCTGCTGACCGGACGGCACATCACCGCCGCCGAAGCGCTGGAGTACGGGCTGATCGGTCACGTGGTGCCCGACGGCACGGCTCTGGACAAGGCGCTCGAGATCGCCGAGGTGATCAACAACAACGGTCCGCTCGCCGTGCAGGCGATCCTGCGGTCGATTCGCGAGACCGAAGGCCTGCACGAGAACGACGCCTTCAAGATCGACACCAAGATCGGTATCGAGGTGTTCCTGTCCGAGGACGCCAAGGAGGGCCCGCGGGCGTTCAAGGAGAAGCGGGCGCCGAACTTCAAGATGCGCTAG
- a CDS encoding TerC family protein encodes MDVSGWVWGLTIAGIVGLLAFDFVFHVRKAHVPTLREAAVWSALYVGIAVLFGVGVLIFGGMDAGSEYFAGYVTEKALSVDNLFVFLIIMASFRVPREDQQKVLLFGIVFALIARTGFIFLGAALINTFAWVFYLFGLILLLTAGNMLKPEGGEDSHKADNFIIRIAKKIFPATDHYDGDKLFTIDDGKRVMTPMLLVMVAIGGTDILFALDSIPAIFGLTQNVFIVFTATAFSLLGLRQLYFLIDGLLDRLIYLAYGLAAILAFIGVKLILHALHENNVPFINDGEPVPVAEISTSLSLSVIIGVLVVTVAASLFSRKGRAQTAINNARRHATAYLDSEYTRDAAERERIFGKLLDERDQILALGPKYRQMVRDEPALMELLDRAAAKHDEAVDRGQAEPFTRKGLTS; translated from the coding sequence ATGGACGTCTCGGGTTGGGTGTGGGGACTGACGATCGCCGGGATCGTCGGGCTCCTGGCGTTCGACTTCGTCTTCCACGTCCGCAAGGCGCACGTCCCGACCTTGAGGGAGGCGGCGGTGTGGTCGGCCCTCTACGTCGGCATCGCGGTGCTGTTCGGCGTGGGCGTGCTGATCTTCGGTGGGATGGACGCGGGTTCGGAGTACTTCGCCGGCTATGTGACCGAGAAGGCACTGTCGGTCGACAACCTGTTCGTCTTCCTGATCATCATGGCGAGCTTCCGCGTGCCCCGCGAAGACCAGCAGAAGGTGCTCCTGTTCGGGATCGTCTTCGCGCTGATCGCCCGTACCGGCTTCATCTTCCTCGGCGCCGCGCTGATCAACACGTTCGCCTGGGTCTTCTACCTGTTCGGCCTGATCCTGCTGCTCACCGCGGGCAACATGCTCAAGCCCGAAGGCGGCGAGGACTCACACAAGGCCGACAACTTCATCATCCGCATCGCCAAGAAGATCTTCCCCGCCACCGATCACTACGACGGCGACAAGCTGTTCACGATCGACGACGGCAAGCGGGTGATGACACCGATGCTGTTGGTGATGGTCGCCATCGGCGGCACGGACATCCTCTTCGCCCTCGACTCCATCCCGGCGATCTTCGGCCTCACCCAGAACGTCTTCATCGTCTTCACGGCGACGGCGTTCTCCCTGCTGGGCCTGCGGCAGCTCTACTTCCTCATCGACGGTCTGCTCGACCGGCTCATCTACCTGGCCTACGGCCTGGCCGCAATCCTCGCCTTCATCGGCGTGAAGCTGATCCTGCACGCGTTGCACGAGAACAACGTGCCGTTCATCAACGATGGCGAGCCCGTGCCGGTCGCCGAGATCAGCACCAGCCTGTCGCTGTCGGTGATCATCGGTGTGCTCGTCGTGACGGTGGCCGCCTCCCTGTTCAGCCGGAAAGGCAGGGCCCAGACGGCGATCAACAACGCCCGGCGCCACGCCACCGCCTACCTCGACTCGGAGTACACCCGCGACGCCGCCGAACGCGAACGCATCTTCGGCAAGCTGCTCGACGAGCGGGACCAGATCCTCGCGCTCGGCCCGAAGTACCGCCAGATGGTGCGCGACGAACCGGCGCTCATGGAGTTGCTCGACCGCGCGGCCGCCAAGCACGACGAAGCCGTCGACAGAGGACAGGCCGAGCCGTTCACCCGGAAGGGGCTGACCTCCTGA
- a CDS encoding NAD(P)H-dependent flavin oxidoreductase, which yields MRTELCDRFGIDYPIFVFTPSEKVAAAVTRAGGMGVLGCVRFNDADDLENVLQWMDENTLGKPYGVDVVMPAKIPTEGTAVDINKLIPQSHREFVDKTLADLGVPPLPEDEDRNEGVLGWLHSVARSHVEVALKHPIKLIANALGSPPKDVIDQVHEAGVPVAALAGSAKHAQRHVDNGVDIVVAQGHEAGGHTGEIGSMVLWPEIVDALDGRAPVLAAGGIGTGRQVAAALALGASGVWMGSAFLTSAEYDLGHRKPSGVSTIQEAMLRATSSDTVRRRIYTGKPARLLKTKWTEAWDAPDAPEPLPMPLQNILVSEAHQRMNESDNPDTVSMPVGQIVGRMNEIRPVADIIAELVSGFEDASKRLDGIREG from the coding sequence ATGCGTACCGAACTGTGTGACCGCTTCGGAATCGACTACCCGATCTTCGTCTTCACCCCGTCGGAGAAGGTGGCCGCCGCCGTCACCCGCGCCGGTGGGATGGGCGTGCTGGGTTGTGTGCGGTTCAACGACGCCGACGACCTCGAGAACGTCCTGCAGTGGATGGACGAGAACACGCTCGGCAAGCCCTACGGCGTCGACGTCGTCATGCCGGCGAAGATCCCCACCGAGGGCACCGCGGTCGACATCAACAAGCTGATCCCGCAGAGCCATCGGGAATTCGTGGACAAGACGCTCGCCGATCTGGGTGTGCCGCCACTGCCCGAAGACGAGGACCGCAACGAAGGCGTCCTCGGGTGGCTGCACTCGGTGGCCCGCAGCCATGTCGAGGTGGCGCTCAAGCATCCGATCAAGCTGATCGCCAACGCGCTGGGTTCCCCGCCGAAGGACGTCATCGACCAGGTGCACGAAGCCGGGGTGCCCGTCGCGGCGCTGGCCGGCAGCGCCAAACACGCCCAACGACATGTCGACAACGGCGTTGACATCGTCGTTGCCCAAGGCCACGAGGCCGGCGGGCACACCGGTGAGATCGGCTCCATGGTGCTGTGGCCGGAGATCGTCGACGCACTCGACGGCCGCGCGCCGGTGCTCGCCGCCGGTGGTATAGGCACCGGCCGCCAGGTCGCGGCGGCACTCGCACTGGGCGCCTCCGGCGTGTGGATGGGTTCGGCGTTCCTCACATCGGCGGAATACGACCTGGGCCACCGCAAACCGAGCGGGGTGTCCACCATCCAGGAGGCGATGCTGCGCGCCACCTCCAGCGACACCGTCCGCCGCCGCATCTACACCGGCAAACCGGCCCGGCTGCTGAAGACGAAGTGGACCGAGGCGTGGGACGCCCCCGACGCGCCGGAGCCCCTGCCGATGCCGCTGCAGAACATCCTCGTCAGCGAGGCGCATCAGCGGATGAACGAGTCGGACAACCCGGACACGGTGTCGATGCCGGTCGGTCAGATCGTCGGGCGGATGAACGAGATCCGGCCCGTGGCCGACATCATCGCCGAACTGGTGTCGGGTTTCGAAGACGCGTCCAAGCGACTGGACGGCATTCGCGAGGGCTGA
- a CDS encoding cytochrome P450 produces MTQVLSTKPDVDLTDGTFYADGPAAREAYRWMRANQPVFRDRNGLAAAATYQAVLDAERNPELFSSTGGIRPDQPGMPYMIDMDDPAHLLRRKLVNSGFTRKRVMDKVPSIERLCDTLIDAVCERGECDFVRDIAAPLPMAVIGDMLGVLPEEREMLLTWSDDLVCGLSSHVDDLVIQKLMDTFAAYTAFTMDVIAKRRAEPTDDLFSVLVNAEVEGSRMTDDEIVFETLLILIGGDETTRHTLSGGTEQILRHRDQWERLVDDPELLPGAIEEMLRWTSPVKNMCRTLTADTEFHGTELKSGEKIMLMFESANFDESVFGDPDSFRIDRNPNSHVAFGFGTHFCLGNQLARLELRLMLTKVLQRLPDLRLADDTAVPLRPANFVSGPEAMPVVFTPTARVLD; encoded by the coding sequence ATGACACAGGTGCTTTCCACCAAACCCGACGTCGACCTGACCGACGGCACCTTCTACGCCGACGGGCCGGCCGCGCGTGAGGCGTACCGCTGGATGCGGGCCAACCAACCGGTGTTCCGTGACCGCAACGGACTGGCGGCGGCGGCGACGTACCAGGCCGTCCTCGATGCCGAGCGCAACCCGGAGCTGTTCTCGTCGACCGGTGGCATCCGGCCCGACCAGCCCGGGATGCCGTACATGATCGACATGGACGACCCCGCGCACCTGCTGCGCCGCAAACTCGTCAACTCCGGCTTCACCCGCAAGCGCGTGATGGACAAGGTGCCCTCGATCGAGCGCCTGTGCGACACGCTGATCGACGCCGTGTGCGAACGCGGGGAGTGCGACTTCGTCCGGGACATCGCCGCACCGCTGCCCATGGCCGTGATCGGCGACATGCTCGGCGTACTGCCCGAGGAACGCGAGATGCTGCTCACCTGGTCGGACGACCTGGTGTGCGGGTTGAGTTCGCACGTCGACGACCTGGTGATCCAGAAGCTGATGGACACGTTCGCCGCGTACACCGCGTTCACGATGGACGTCATCGCCAAGCGCCGGGCCGAGCCGACCGACGACCTGTTCTCCGTCCTGGTCAACGCCGAGGTCGAGGGCTCTCGGATGACCGACGACGAGATCGTCTTCGAAACGCTGCTCATCCTGATCGGCGGCGACGAGACGACGCGGCACACGCTGTCCGGCGGGACCGAGCAGATCCTGCGGCATCGCGATCAATGGGAGCGACTGGTCGACGATCCCGAACTCCTGCCGGGCGCGATCGAGGAGATGCTGCGCTGGACGTCTCCGGTGAAGAACATGTGTCGCACGCTGACCGCCGACACCGAATTCCACGGCACCGAGCTGAAGTCGGGCGAGAAGATCATGCTGATGTTCGAGTCGGCGAACTTCGACGAGTCGGTGTTCGGCGACCCGGACAGCTTTCGCATCGACCGAAACCCCAACAGCCATGTGGCATTCGGGTTCGGCACGCACTTCTGCCTCGGTAATCAGCTGGCCCGGTTGGAGTTGCGGCTGATGCTGACGAAGGTGCTGCAGCGGCTGCCGGACCTGCGGCTCGCCGACGACACCGCCGTCCCGCTGCGGCCGGCGAACTTCGTCAGCGGTCCGGAGGCCATGCCGGTGGTGTTCACGCCGACGGCGCGCGTGCTCGACTGA
- a CDS encoding acetoacetate decarboxylase family protein → MTDTTASGSSRERSSTSQHTIQDTVLTMPVRIRKANTHVAMFSVAAPAAQRMIDYSGLRVCEYLPGRTVVMLMLVRYVDGDLGQYHEFGTAVMVNPPGSEAKGPRALASAAAFIHHLPVDQTFTLEAGRRIWGFPKVMADFKVRETPTFDFDVTVDGKLVAGIEFGRGVPIPSAVTARPQVLKTFSCLDGVTREIPWEMRNTGMSARLGGARLRLGDHPYARELAALGLPKRAIASQASANVEMTFGDAQEIR, encoded by the coding sequence ATGACGGACACCACCGCCTCAGGGTCTTCGCGCGAGCGCTCATCCACCTCGCAACACACGATCCAGGACACCGTGCTCACCATGCCGGTGCGCATCCGCAAAGCCAACACCCACGTCGCGATGTTCTCCGTCGCCGCACCCGCCGCCCAGCGGATGATCGACTACTCCGGGCTGCGGGTGTGCGAATACCTGCCCGGCCGCACGGTCGTCATGCTGATGCTGGTGCGCTACGTCGACGGCGACCTCGGGCAGTACCACGAGTTCGGCACGGCCGTCATGGTCAACCCGCCGGGTTCGGAGGCGAAGGGTCCGCGTGCGCTGGCCTCCGCGGCAGCGTTCATCCACCACCTACCCGTCGACCAGACCTTCACGCTCGAGGCGGGCCGCCGCATCTGGGGCTTCCCGAAGGTGATGGCCGACTTCAAGGTCCGTGAGACGCCGACGTTCGACTTCGACGTCACCGTCGACGGCAAACTGGTGGCGGGCATCGAATTCGGCCGCGGGGTGCCGATCCCGTCGGCGGTCACCGCGCGGCCGCAGGTGCTCAAGACCTTCAGCTGTCTGGACGGCGTGACCCGCGAGATCCCGTGGGAGATGCGCAACACCGGGATGTCGGCGCGGCTCGGCGGTGCCCGGCTTCGCCTCGGTGATCACCCGTACGCGCGGGAACTCGCCGCGCTCGGTTTGCCGAAACGCGCCATCGCCAGCCAGGCGTCTGCCAATGTCGAGATGACATTCGGTGATGCGCAGGAGATTCGATGA